The genomic DNA CTTGTCGGCCACGCTGCCCAGCACCCATCGCGCGATGCCCGACCGCCCATGCGTGGTCATGGCGATGAGCGTATCCTTCTCCTTGGCCGCTTCGCTGAGAATGTACTCGGCGGGGTTCCCCTCGTGGACTTCCGTGGACACGGAGAGGCCAACTTTTCGCAGGGATGCGCCAACCCGGTCAAGATAGGCCCCCGCCTGAGCGCGCATGCTGGCCAGAATCTCGTCCAAGTATCTGCCCTTGGCGGGGTCAACGAGGCCCGGAGCCACGGGGCCTAAGACCTGCAATAGCTCAACTTTCGACTTGAACGCCTTCGCCACCAGGCGAACGTAGGGCAGGACCTGCTCGGCCAATGGGGAGCCGTCCAGAGGGACCAGTACCTTTCCGTACATGACTTCCGACTCCTTTCCGCAGCGTGTCCGTCCTGAAGGACGCCATTCGCACGGAGGGCGGACCGCTCAACAACCGGGGGCCTTAAACACGCATGGGAAGAGCTAGGGGCTATCTGGCTTCTGAGACAACAGGACGACCATGAGACGTTGAGAGTCGAATTGCGTAGACAGGTGGAGCGTGGTTCACGCGTCACAGGCCCGTCTCCTCGCGAGGAGTTACGATTTCAGCATAGCGTATTGCGAACCAGGATTCAAGAGCCTGACACGTGAGGGGGAATGACGGAAGGATGATCGAGAAGCCGACGTGGCCCTTGCTGAAGCACCGGCGTCGGTAGTAGCATGCGGAGAGGGATGTCCCGTGAGCGCCGGACTGCCGAGGATGCGGCTCTACCCGTCCTTGCCGCCGAGCCGCCGGACTCCAGGGGCCAGGCGCGTGGCGAAGGCCTGGACCTGCGCGGGAACGTCCTCCGCGGGACAGCAGGGCGTCAGGATGATATGACGGGCGCCCGCGTCCACGTACTCCCGGAGCCGCGCAACGCACTCCTCCGGCGTGCCCGCCAGACAGCATCGCTCCACGATCGTGCTGAAGTCCTGACGGTACACGCGTCCCAGACGGGCCTCCACCGTCGCGCGGGCCTCCGCCCGGGAATCGGCGACGCAGGTGAAGATGAACAGGCCCTTGCTGATGGCTTCAGGGTCGCGTCCCGCCTCGCACGCGTACGTAGCGATCTTCGTCACACTCTCTCTGTATTGTTCCGGGCTGTATAAGTAGGGCAGCCAGCCGTCCGCGTAGCGCGCCGCCCGCCGCATGGCGCTCTCGCGCCGCCCGCCAACCCAGACCGGCGGGCCGCCGGACTGGACGGGCTTCGGCTCCATCGTCGCGCCGCGCAGGGGGAAGAAACGACCGGGGAAGTCAACGGACTTCTCGCCCCAGAGCTTCTTCATGACCTGAATGGCCTCGCTGGCGCGCGGGCCGCGCTCCCGCACGGGTATGCCGCACGCCTCGAACTCGCGGGGGTTCTCGCCGCCGACGCCCACGCCCACAATCAGCCTGCCGCCGGAGAGAATGTCCAGAGTGCCCAAGTCCTTGGCCAGCGGCACCGGGTGGCGCAACGGGAGCAGGATGATGGCGGATCCCAGCGTAATGCGCTGCGTCCTGGCCGCCATCATCGCCATGCTCACAACAGCGCTGGAGACGGGACTCCAATTGGTGAAATGCTCACCCGTCCAGCAGGAATCGAAGCCCAGGTCCTCCACCACCTGCGCCATGTCCAGCGGGCTCAGGCCGGATGGCAGGTTGCTCATCATCAGGCCGACCTTCACGGGCTGCCTGGACTCGTTCGCCTGCGTCATACTACGGTGCACCCCCCTGCCCCGCGTTGAAACGTGTCATTGCCTTGTCCAGCCCATCCTGAATGACCGACAGCAGGGCCTCGGATGCCCGCGCCACAGCCTCGGCGATCACCTTTTCCTCCGCAGCGCTGAAGTCCCCCAGCACATGGCCCACGGCGTCCCGTCCGCTGTTTTCCGGCCGTCCCACGCCCACGCGCAGGCGCGGGAACGCATCGCTGCCCAGCACGCCGATGATGGACTGGACGCCACGGTGTCCCGCGGAGCTGCCTCCCGAACGGATACGCAGCTTGCCAAGCGGCAGGTCCAGGTCATCATAAACGACCATGAGATCAGTAAAAGGGATGTGGTAGAAACGCGCCACTGGCCCGACAGCCCGGCCGCTTTCATTCATGAAGGCGCGCGGCTTGAGCAGGAGGACCCTTTCGCCCGCCACGTCTCCCTCGGCCATCTGGTAGTCGGGCTTCTTCCGGGTGAACGCGAGGCCGCGGTCCTGGGCGAAGCGGTCAACGCAGCGGAAGCCCACGTTGTGGCGGCTGCGCGCGTACCCTGTCCCGGGATTGCCGAGTCCCACGATGAGCTTCACCGACTCATCCCTCCCGCACCACGACGCGCGCCCGACGACGGCCCGGTAGCCAGATCCAGCGTCCATGAGTCAATCAGGATAACCTCGCACGCCAGGGTGGTCCCACCACGTTCCAGCCGGAAGCTGCGTGCCTGGCCGGGCGTCAACTGAGGGAACAGAAGCGACATAGGGTTACCGCCCCTTCCCCGTCCGCGCTTCCGCCTGACGCAACAACTCCAGGAACTCGGCCTCGTTCAGCACCTTGACGCCGAGCACCTTTGCCTTCTCCAACTTGGACCCCGCATCCCTGCCCACCACCACGTAGTCGGTCTTGCGCGACACACTGGAGCCCGCTGTGCCGCCCAGTCCCTTTATCGCGGCCTCCGCGCTGTCGCGGCTGAAGGCGTCCAGCGTGCCTGTCACGACAAACGTCTTGCCCGCCAGGGGTCGCGGCCCCGTCACCCCGGAAGCCTCCTCCCGCATGCGCACGCCTGCCTCCCGCAACTTCTTGACAACCCGCAGATTGCGCGGCTCGCGGAAATACGCCACCACGCTCTCCGCGATGGCGGGCCCAATGTCCGGCACTTTCATTATGTCATCCACCGAGGCCGCGGCCAGCGCCTCGATGCCGCCGAAGTGTTGCGCCAGCAACTCGGCGATGCGCTCGCCCACGTGGCGGATGCCCAGCGCGAAGATGAGCCGCGCCAGGGGGCGCGTCTTGCTGCCCTCTATCTGGGCCAGTACCTTGGTCGCCAGCTTGTCGCCCATGCGCTCCAGAGTCAGAAGCTGCTCCTGAGTCAGTGCGTACAGGTCCGCCGCGTCCTTGACCAGCCCCTTCTCCAGGAGCTGGGCACAGAGGACGTCGCCCGCTCCCTCTATCTCCATGACACCCGCGAAGTGCCGCAGGCTCTCGTAAAGCTGCGCGGGACAGGCGGTGTTGGGACAGCGGGTCATCGCCTCGCCTTCCGACTTCACGACCCGCGCGCCGCACTCCGGGCACGTCTCCGGCATCCGGAACTCGCGCTCCTGCCCCGTGCGGCGGTCCAGGACCGGCCCCACCACCTGGGGAATCACCTCTCCCGCGCGCTCCACAACGACCCAGTCGCCGACGCGAATGTCCTTGCGACGGATGTCGTCCTCGTTGTGCAGGGTCGCCTGCTTCACGGTCACGCCGCTCACCCGCACCGGCTCCAGGATGGCGTAGGGGTTCAGCGAGCCGGTCCGGCCCACGTTGACGCCGATGTCCTTGAGCAGCGTCACGGCCTGCTCCGCGGGGAACTTGTAGGCGGTGGCCCAGCGCGGCTCGCGCCCCACGGCGCCGAGCTGCCCCTGCACGCTGAAGGGATTCGCCTTGACCACAACGCCGTCCGTGTCATAGTCCAGCCCGGCCCTCTTTTCGCCCCACTCGCAGCAGTAGGCCTTCGCCTCGTCCAGGCTGCGGCACTGCCGACTGTTGGGGTTGAGCTTGAACCCCATCTGCTTGAGGCGCCGCATCGTCTCCCAGTGGTTGTCCGGCATGGGGCTGCCGCCTTCCGCCCAGCCGAGGGCGTACACGAAAATGTCCAGGCGGCGCTCGGCCGTGATGCGAGAGTCCAACTGGCGCACGGAGCCCGCGGCGGAGTTGCGCGGGTTGGCGAAGAGGGGCTGGCCCTGCCGGGCGCGCTCCTCGTTCAGCCGGCGGAAGCTGGTGCGCGGCATGTACACCTCGCCGCGCACCTCGAAGCGGCGCGGTGCCCCGTCCACGGGGACCGCGAGCGGGATGCTCTTGATGGTCCGCAGGTTGGGCGTCACGTCCTCGCCCTGCAGGCCGTCGCCACGGGTGGCGCCCTGCTTGAGCATGCCGTCCTCGTACACCAGGGCAATAGCCAGGCCATCAATCTTCAGCTCGCAGACGATGTCGAAGGCGCGGCCATCCAGGAGCTTGGACGCGCGCTGGTGCCAGGCGTCAAGGTCTTCATCGCTGAAGGCGTTCGCGAGGCTCAGCAGCGGCACGCGGTGCGTCACGACGCCGAACTCGGCGAGAGGAGGCGCACCCACGCGCTGGGTCGGCGAGTCCGAAGTGACCAGATCCGAGTAACGGGCCTCCAGCTCCTTCAGCTCGCGCATCAGCGCGTCGTACTCGGCGTCGCTGACGACCGGACTGTCCAGGACGTAGTAGCGGTAGTTGTAGTGGTTAATCTGCTCGCGGAGTTGCTTGACGCGCTCGACGGCGGCCGGGTCGGCAGGCATAGGCACTCCTAGACCACTCCGGCCCTCCGGAGGTCCACAAGGTCCATGCACGAGAAGCCCAGGCGTCCGCAATAGACCTCTTCGTTGTGCTCGCCCAGGCGCGGGGCGGGCCGCCGGATGCTGATGGGCGTTTCAGAGAGCTTGAATGGGGCGCTGGGGTACTTCCAGGTCCCGGCCTCCGGGTGGCGCACCTCCGCGAAGTACCGCCGGTGCGCAAGCTGAGGATCGCTCAGAAGGTCCTCGACCGTGCGGACGGGCGCGAACGGCGTGTGAGCGTCGCGGCACTCGTCGAATATCTCCTTCTTCGTGCGTTCCGCGAACCAGGGCGCCATGAGGGCCTCCACGTCGTCCGGGTACTCCTCGCCCATGGCGCGCCGGTTGCGGTACCGCGGCTGCTTGCTCCACTCCGGCTCACCCATCAGCTTGACGAAGCGTATCCACTGCTCCAGTTGGGGCGCGTTAAGGCATATCCAGCCGTCCTTGCACTTCAGGATGGTCTGGGGGAACAGGCCCAGGCCGCTGCGGAACCCTTTGCGGTCGCCCGTGATGCCCTGGAACACATAGGTGGGCACGTACATTCCGGCGAAATTGCAGGCCAGCACCTCCGCCTCCGCGATATCCACGCGCTGGCCCGTCCCCGTCCTGTCCCGCGCAAGGACGGCGGCCATCGTCGCGCCCGCGGCGTTCAGGCCGGCCTGGTGGTCGCCCTGCCAGAATGGCATGGCCAAAGGCTCGCGGTCCGGTGAGCCAACCCCATAGGCCACATTCCCCGCCGCCGAACATGTCAAGTCGCACGCCTTGCGGTCGCGGTAGGGGCCGCTCTGGCCCCAGGCAGTGATGGATGTGACGATGAGCCGCGGGTTCACCTGGCTCAGGGCTTTGTAGTCCAGGCCCAACTCCTCCATGACCTTGGGCGGGTTGGCCTCCACCAGGACGTCCGCGTCCTTGAGCAGCCGCTTGAGGATGTCGCGCCCCGTGGGTAGGCTGACGTCCAGCGTCACCCCCAGCTTGTTGTGGTTCAGGTACAGGAAAAAGCCGCTCTTCTCTGGATGGGGGATATCGCCGGGGAAAGGGCCGACGCGCCGCGCCAGGTCGCCGAGGTTCGGCTCGATTTTCACCACGTCAGCGCCCTGGTCGGCCAGCAGCTTGGTGGCGTAGGGCGCCGCAACGAACGACCCCAGCTCCACGACCTTGAGGCCCGCGAGCGTGCCTGCTTCCGTCATGTTGTGCGATTCTCCGTTGGCAGTTTGGGCCATGCCTCCGCGAAGGTAAAAACGGGGGAAGAGCGGGGCACCGATTGATTCTATAGCTGGCGCATGGCTATGTCAATGGCGGCGCGTTGCGCTGCCGGACGGCGCACGGCAAAAGCGAGGGACCCCATCAAGCATGGGACAAGCCATGCCCCAAGTGCGGCGTGCTATAATGTCACCATTGTGCGTAAGGGTTCTTCGCACTCCGACGCGAACCTTGCCGCAGCCCAGGCGCGCGCGTTGGCCCACGCCCGGGCCCGTTTCCCGTCGCTGGTGGCTGGCGGGCGAAGCTATCCCATCGACTTTGAAGTCCTTTCAGCCCGCCTGGACATCATTAACAAGCGCTACGAAATCCACGTGGCGTGGGCGCCCCAGGGCGCCCACGTTGCGGAGCGCGGCGTCCTTGTCTACCGGGCTGACCTCCAGGGCAACCTGCTGCCGGACACGCCGGAGATGCGCTCCCCGCCCCGCTGGCAGGCCGGCGGGGCCCCCAGCGTGGCCGTTCCCGTTCGCACCGTCATCCTGGTAGCAGCGCTGGTCGTCGTCGCCGCCCTGGTCGGCGCGCAGGCGATGGGGCTGTTCCAGAAGCCAGGGCTGCCTTCGCCTTCCGTCAGGCCACCGCCCCCAGCGCCACCGCCCGCGGCCCGCACTTCCCCCACAGCGACCCCCACTCAGCAGTTCATCGAAAAGCGGTTCCAGGCGCAAAGCGGCCAGGAGGCGCGCGTCAGCTTTTCCCCCGCCGAGTCCGGACTGACCGGCCTCCAGCAGGTCAGTCTTCTCACCCGCGCCGCCATTCTGGATGGCGCCCTTTTCTATGATTCCTTGCGCCCGCGCGTGGATACGGCGCCGCCGCTCCAGGACACCGTGTACGCGTATTTCCAAATAGAAGCGAAGGGCATCCCCGCCGACGCGGTGGAGAGGGCCACCATCACGTTCGCCGTGCGCCAGGACTGGCTCAACGACGGGGACATCCGAAAAGAAAGTGTGACCCTGTGGCAGAGCAGTAATGGACCGTGGCGGGCGTTGCCTACCCGCGTCGTGGGGGAAGACACGCAGACGGTCCTCTTCAGCGCCACAACGTCGGGGACGTTCTCCCTGTTCGCGATTGCGGGGCAGAGCGCTGAGGGGACACCCACGCCGCCCGCGGGAACCCCCACGTTCGCCACCCCCACGAGCACGCCGACGCCCAGGCCATCGCCCACGCCCCGGCCGTCGCCAACCCCCGCGCCGACGCCCACGCCGACAGTGACGCCCACACCGACGGTGACGCCGCCGCCCACGCGCACGCCCACGCCGACTCCCACTTTCACGCCGAGTCCCACGCCCACGCCAGCGACCTTCACGCTCAAGGTCACCGCCACCGGACGGGGCACGGTCTCGCCCGACAGCGGCCAGTTCCGGCAGGGCGAGCGGGTGGTCGTGCGTGCATCGGCGGAACCGAACAATCTCTTTCTGCGGTGGGAAGGCCCCCTCCCCGAAGCAAGCGCCACGCAAAACCCGCTGACCATCACCATCAGCGACAACACCAGCCTTGTCGCCGTCTTCAGGCCGCGGCCATATCCACTCACTGTGACCCAGAACGGCGCTGGGACCATCACACCGCCCCAGGGCCTGTTTGACTACGGGACGCAGGTCACGCTCAAGGCCATACCCGCGGACGGATGGAGCTTCTACAGGTGGGAAGGGGATGTGAAGGGATCAAGCGCCATGGTGACGATGACCATAGACGGCCCCAAGCTTGCGAGAGCCGTCTTCAGCCCGCCCGCGGTCGCCCTGACCATCGTCGTATCGGGAGAGGGCACAGTGACACCCAAGTCAGGCACCTTTCCCCGCGACACCGTGGCCGGCCTGCAGGCCACGCCCGCCGGCGGCTGGACATTCCAGCGATGGGACGGCGACCTCCAGAGCACGGACGCCAGTGTCAGCCTCGCCCTGGACTATCACAAGCGCATCACCGCCGTGTTCGTCCCTGAGCGCGTCATCCTTCAGACGCGCAGTATCGGGGAAGGCAAGGTGCTCCCCTCGGGCGGGACGTACAACTACAACCAGGATGTGGGCCTGACGGCGCAGCCCGCGCCGGGATGGCGCTTCGACCATTGGAGCGGCGGCGCGACCGGCTCCACGCTCACTACGAGCATCACCATTGTCGGCGACGTGACCGTCGTCGCTCAATTCGTTCAGCAGGTCAGCGACCCGGGCGAACAGATGCTGTTCTCCGCCCAGACGTCCAGCGGCTATCAGATTTTCAGGACGAAGACGAGCGGCGCGGACAAGACGCAGATCACGAACAACCAGTTCAACAACCGTTGGCCGGTCTGGTCGCCCGACAAGTCAAAGGTCTCCTACGCCTCGGGGCGCAACGGCAACTGGGACATCTACGTTGCCTTCGCCGACGGCTCGTCGGAGTGGCGCATCACGGATACGCCTGTGGAGGAGCGGCACTCCACCTGGGCGCCGGACAACCGGCGGATCGCCTTCGCCTCCCAGCAGGACGGCGACTGGGATATCTACACCCTGGATACGTACCTCATCACGGAAGCCACGAACCCCGTGGTGCTCCGCAACATCAAGAAGACCCGATTGACGGCAACAGCGTCCACGGACTGGGAGCCCGCCTGGTCTCCCCGAGGCAGTCAGATCGCCTTCTCCACAGACCGCGATGGCGGGAAATTTCATATCTGGGTGATGAGTTCGGACGGCGCCAGCCAGACGAGCCTGACCTCGGGGTTCAACTACGACGACATGCAGCCCTCCTGGTCACCTGACGGAACCAAGCTGACGTTTGCCAGTAACAGGGACGGCACATGGCAGATTTATACGATGAACGGGGATGGGACGAACCAGCGCCGCGTGAGCAACACCAGATTCAACGACAGACACCCTTCATGGTCCGACGACGGTACGCGCATCGTTTTTCAGACGGACAGGGAGGGCACTGACATGGTCTACGTCATGAACGTCGACGGCACCAGCACGGCGCGCGTCCCGCCGTCCGGCATGTTCAACCTGGAGCCATCCTGGAGCGGCCGCTAGCTCCCGTGCGCGGGAGTCCGGCAGGCGCCTCCTAGACCGCAGCCGGCGGACGGCCCCGCAGGTATATGCTCAGCAACCGCAGGGCGGCCTCCGCCGAACTCTCCTGGTTCTCGCTGCGCGTCCCCGTCCAGCGGTGCTCCTCGCACGCCTCCAGGCCGTCGCCGGAGGAGAGGGCTACGTAGGTCAGGCCCACCGGCTTGGCGGGCGTCCCGCCGTCCGGTCCGGCGATGCCCGTGCACGCCAGGCCTATGTCGGCGCCCAGCAACAGACGGACTCCCCGCGCCATCGCCAGGGCCGCGGTGCGGCTGACGGCCCCCTCCTGAAGCAGGACGGATTCCGGCACATGGAGAAGCTGCGCCTTCACGCCGTTGTGATACGCGACCACTCCGCCGCGAAAGTACCTGGAACTGCCCGGCGCGAGCGTAAGGCGCCGCGCGACAAGCCCGCCGGTGCACGACTCGGCTACGGCCAGAGTCAGTCGCACCCCGGAAAGCGCCTGTCCCACCGCTTGTTCCAGCCTCATGCCGCGCTCCGCGCAGGTATGGTTCCCCTGCTATACTGAAAATCAGAATCGGAGGACATGGTAGCACAATGCCACAGCGCACTCCCGTCGTAACCTGCTTTCTCCTTCGGCGGCGTCCCGGCCGCGAAGGAGCACCCCAGGACGAGGTACTGCTCCTGCGTCGCAGCGACCGCGTGGGCACCTATCGCAGGCGGTGGGCCGGCGTCAGCGGATACGTTGAAGCTCCGCCTGAAGAACAGGCCTACCGTGAGATACAAGAGGAGACCGGACTGGAGCGCGACGACGTGGAGCTGCTGCGCCGCGGCGAGCATCTGGATATCCCGGACAAGGCTCTGGACAAAGTCTGGTCGGTGCACCCGTTCTTATTCCTCGTGCGTGACCCCTCCAAGATGCGGACGGGATGGGAACACGTGGAAGCGCGGTGGGTGCGACCCGCCCAGATTGCCGCGTACGATACAGTGCCCGGCCTGGCGGACGCCCTGGCGCGGGTCTATCCCCTTCCAGCGGGGCGGACATGACCGGCGTCGCGTTGGCGCTGGGGCGGCTGCGCTTGGACCGCTCCCACGACGCAGGCTGGCTCGGCTTCGTGGCGCTGGCTGCGGCGACGCACGCGCGAAGGGAGCGCGCCTTCCGAGCGCCCTGAGCACTAGCATACTTGTCCTCCACAAGGGAATTGGACATGCACGCAATGGCGATTATCGGCATTCTGCCCGTGGACGGCGTGGCGAGCATCGTCCACGCGGAGCGCTGCGACTGGTGGGGCGAAGGTGTCCAGGCCCGGACGGTCGTGTTCGAGTCGGCGGAGGCGCGCAACGACGCCCTGGCTCGCGCTGAGGTGGACATCGCGTTCATGGACGGCCTCACGGTGGCGCTGCTGCGGGACCACGGCCTGAACGCGAAGATACTGACGGCGTTACACCGCGGCACGAAGAACGTTCTCGCCGCGCCGGGCCTGCCCATCCAGTCGCTGGCGGACCTGCGGGAAATCGCGGTGTCGCTGGGCACCACCATCGAGTACTACGCGGACAAGCTGCTGGAGCGCGCGGGCGTGGACCCCGCGCAGGTCGTCAAACGGGACGTCCCGTCCATCGCGGAGCGCCTGGAGCGCCTGCTCCGCGGCGAGCTGCCCGCCGCCTGCCTGCCCATGCCCTTCGCGCAGATGGCCCAGGACCACGGCGCCCGCCTCCTGGCCACCAACCACGGGCTGCAACCCCCCATGCTGGAATCCGTCGTGGCCGCACGCGGCGACTGGCTGGCAGGCCAGCGGGAGGATGCGCGGCGCTTCCTGCGCGCTCTTACGCGGTCCATCGAGGCGCTGAACGCCGACCCGGCGCTCCACAAGCGGCTGGCGATAGAGACAGCGCGGGTGCCTCGCGAGAT from Dehalococcoidia bacterium includes the following:
- a CDS encoding universal stress protein, which produces MYGKVLVPLDGSPLAEQVLPYVRLVAKAFKSKVELLQVLGPVAPGLVDPAKGRYLDEILASMRAQAGAYLDRVGASLRKVGLSVSTEVHEGNPAEYILSEAAKEKDTLIAMTTHGRSGIARWVLGSVADKVLNVTPNPLLVVRAKQKPTPANQVRLDVVILPLDGSRLAEQAIPHATALAGAMSMK
- a CDS encoding LLM class flavin-dependent oxidoreductase; translation: MTQANESRQPVKVGLMMSNLPSGLSPLDMAQVVEDLGFDSCWTGEHFTNWSPVSSAVVSMAMMAARTQRITLGSAIILLPLRHPVPLAKDLGTLDILSGGRLIVGVGVGGENPREFEACGIPVRERGPRASEAIQVMKKLWGEKSVDFPGRFFPLRGATMEPKPVQSGGPPVWVGGRRESAMRRAARYADGWLPYLYSPEQYRESVTKIATYACEAGRDPEAISKGLFIFTCVADSRAEARATVEARLGRVYRQDFSTIVERCCLAGTPEECVARLREYVDAGARHIILTPCCPAEDVPAQVQAFATRLAPGVRRLGGKDG
- the pth gene encoding aminoacyl-tRNA hydrolase, whose product is MDAGSGYRAVVGRASWCGRDESVKLIVGLGNPGTGYARSRHNVGFRCVDRFAQDRGLAFTRKKPDYQMAEGDVAGERVLLLKPRAFMNESGRAVGPVARFYHIPFTDLMVVYDDLDLPLGKLRIRSGGSSAGHRGVQSIIGVLGSDAFPRLRVGVGRPENSGRDAVGHVLGDFSAAEEKVIAEAVARASEALLSVIQDGLDKAMTRFNAGQGGAP
- the ligA gene encoding NAD-dependent DNA ligase LigA; amino-acid sequence: MPADPAAVERVKQLREQINHYNYRYYVLDSPVVSDAEYDALMRELKELEARYSDLVTSDSPTQRVGAPPLAEFGVVTHRVPLLSLANAFSDEDLDAWHQRASKLLDGRAFDIVCELKIDGLAIALVYEDGMLKQGATRGDGLQGEDVTPNLRTIKSIPLAVPVDGAPRRFEVRGEVYMPRTSFRRLNEERARQGQPLFANPRNSAAGSVRQLDSRITAERRLDIFVYALGWAEGGSPMPDNHWETMRRLKQMGFKLNPNSRQCRSLDEAKAYCCEWGEKRAGLDYDTDGVVVKANPFSVQGQLGAVGREPRWATAYKFPAEQAVTLLKDIGVNVGRTGSLNPYAILEPVRVSGVTVKQATLHNEDDIRRKDIRVGDWVVVERAGEVIPQVVGPVLDRRTGQEREFRMPETCPECGARVVKSEGEAMTRCPNTACPAQLYESLRHFAGVMEIEGAGDVLCAQLLEKGLVKDAADLYALTQEQLLTLERMGDKLATKVLAQIEGSKTRPLARLIFALGIRHVGERIAELLAQHFGGIEALAAASVDDIMKVPDIGPAIAESVVAYFREPRNLRVVKKLREAGVRMREEASGVTGPRPLAGKTFVVTGTLDAFSRDSAEAAIKGLGGTAGSSVSRKTDYVVVGRDAGSKLEKAKVLGVKVLNEAEFLELLRQAEARTGKGR
- a CDS encoding CoA transferase yields the protein MTEAGTLAGLKVVELGSFVAAPYATKLLADQGADVVKIEPNLGDLARRVGPFPGDIPHPEKSGFFLYLNHNKLGVTLDVSLPTGRDILKRLLKDADVLVEANPPKVMEELGLDYKALSQVNPRLIVTSITAWGQSGPYRDRKACDLTCSAAGNVAYGVGSPDREPLAMPFWQGDHQAGLNAAGATMAAVLARDRTGTGQRVDIAEAEVLACNFAGMYVPTYVFQGITGDRKGFRSGLGLFPQTILKCKDGWICLNAPQLEQWIRFVKLMGEPEWSKQPRYRNRRAMGEEYPDDVEALMAPWFAERTKKEIFDECRDAHTPFAPVRTVEDLLSDPQLAHRRYFAEVRHPEAGTWKYPSAPFKLSETPISIRRPAPRLGEHNEEVYCGRLGFSCMDLVDLRRAGVV
- a CDS encoding PGF-pre-PGF domain-containing protein — protein: MAHARARFPSLVAGGRSYPIDFEVLSARLDIINKRYEIHVAWAPQGAHVAERGVLVYRADLQGNLLPDTPEMRSPPRWQAGGAPSVAVPVRTVILVAALVVVAALVGAQAMGLFQKPGLPSPSVRPPPPAPPPAARTSPTATPTQQFIEKRFQAQSGQEARVSFSPAESGLTGLQQVSLLTRAAILDGALFYDSLRPRVDTAPPLQDTVYAYFQIEAKGIPADAVERATITFAVRQDWLNDGDIRKESVTLWQSSNGPWRALPTRVVGEDTQTVLFSATTSGTFSLFAIAGQSAEGTPTPPAGTPTFATPTSTPTPRPSPTPRPSPTPAPTPTPTVTPTPTVTPPPTRTPTPTPTFTPSPTPTPATFTLKVTATGRGTVSPDSGQFRQGERVVVRASAEPNNLFLRWEGPLPEASATQNPLTITISDNTSLVAVFRPRPYPLTVTQNGAGTITPPQGLFDYGTQVTLKAIPADGWSFYRWEGDVKGSSAMVTMTIDGPKLARAVFSPPAVALTIVVSGEGTVTPKSGTFPRDTVAGLQATPAGGWTFQRWDGDLQSTDASVSLALDYHKRITAVFVPERVILQTRSIGEGKVLPSGGTYNYNQDVGLTAQPAPGWRFDHWSGGATGSTLTTSITIVGDVTVVAQFVQQVSDPGEQMLFSAQTSSGYQIFRTKTSGADKTQITNNQFNNRWPVWSPDKSKVSYASGRNGNWDIYVAFADGSSEWRITDTPVEERHSTWAPDNRRIAFASQQDGDWDIYTLDTYLITEATNPVVLRNIKKTRLTATASTDWEPAWSPRGSQIAFSTDRDGGKFHIWVMSSDGASQTSLTSGFNYDDMQPSWSPDGTKLTFASNRDGTWQIYTMNGDGTNQRRVSNTRFNDRHPSWSDDGTRIVFQTDREGTDMVYVMNVDGTSTARVPPSGMFNLEPSWSGR
- a CDS encoding nicotinamide-nucleotide amidohydrolase family protein, which produces MRLEQAVGQALSGVRLTLAVAESCTGGLVARRLTLAPGSSRYFRGGVVAYHNGVKAQLLHVPESVLLQEGAVSRTAALAMARGVRLLLGADIGLACTGIAGPDGGTPAKPVGLTYVALSSGDGLEACEEHRWTGTRSENQESSAEAALRLLSIYLRGRPPAAV
- a CDS encoding NUDIX domain-containing protein; this translates as MPQRTPVVTCFLLRRRPGREGAPQDEVLLLRRSDRVGTYRRRWAGVSGYVEAPPEEQAYREIQEETGLERDDVELLRRGEHLDIPDKALDKVWSVHPFLFLVRDPSKMRTGWEHVEARWVRPAQIAAYDTVPGLADALARVYPLPAGRT
- a CDS encoding MetQ/NlpA family ABC transporter substrate-binding protein, producing the protein MHAMAIIGILPVDGVASIVHAERCDWWGEGVQARTVVFESAEARNDALARAEVDIAFMDGLTVALLRDHGLNAKILTALHRGTKNVLAAPGLPIQSLADLREIAVSLGTTIEYYADKLLERAGVDPAQVVKRDVPSIAERLERLLRGELPAACLPMPFAQMAQDHGARLLATNHGLQPPMLESVVAARGDWLAGQREDARRFLRALTRSIEALNADPALHKRLAIETARVPREMGHGYAVERHPALPGYPPEYHREFGEWLLAKRAITRMMPYEDLVDVVLSREAARGMPASPRKS